A region from the Panicum hallii strain FIL2 chromosome 1, PHallii_v3.1, whole genome shotgun sequence genome encodes:
- the LOC112887135 gene encoding protein PHOTOPERIOD-INDEPENDENT EARLY FLOWERING 1 isoform X1: protein MASKGPRSKLDHETRARRQKALEHPREPRRPKVHWDHVLAEMVWLAKEFDSERKWKFSMAKKIAQRANKSIVDQATKGERKQKEEEHRMRKVAVNISKDVKKFWIKIEKLVVYKHQLELEERKKKALDKQLDFLLGQTERYSTMLAENLVDMPYPQKLENGTLQTNQSSHPEEVAEENVNAAITDDPDNMEVDDDYESSLDEEPEDDEHTIDEDEAHITEAERNEELAALQAEGDLPLDDILKMYTETKVKYFSVSRESSPDSKDTLSNLGSKNLIVDSLNQANGYDHEESYDDGNSSSDDGNSSSDDGNSSEEDDDDQSYADFVKKNHGKSNGNISSIDEQEDEDYVASDEDEGKDDEATLSEEEELAKKEVPDHLDEIKLLQKESEIPLEELAMYQKDGYADHETTELENSPCLVEETNTDMSLDNQSANILEVNSDTFVDHLSMDVLKTEHNVSANSLQSEIAPEPCAQQNFVEENNLTDVNMVNEDESDDVIADAAAAARSAQPTGNTFMTTKVRTKFPFLLKHSLREYQHIGLDWLVAMYEKRLNGILADEMGLGKTIMTISLLAHLACEKGIWGPHLIVVPTSVMLNWETEFLKWCPAFKILTYFGSAKERKQKRQGWMKPNYFHVCITTYRLVIQDSKVFKRKKWKYLILDEAHLIKNWKSQRWQTLLNFNSKRRILLTGTPLQNDLMELWSLMHFLMPHVFQSHQEFKDWFCNPISGMVEGQDKVNKEVIDRLHNVLRPFILRRLKRDVEKQLPKKHEHVIYCRLSRRQRNLYEDFIASSETQATLASGNYFGMISIIMQLRKVCNHPDLFEGRPIISSFDMPGINMHLSYSVCMLLDKTPFSQVDLSEMNFLFTQNEFSMSSWESDEVVAAFPPGITSRDSDLDVSCSNKDHQGSNVMNIFEDIQKALQEERIKESRERAASIAWWNRVRCQKRPVYGTNMREVLTVKHPVSDILEKRNNPLCHMDYSSSLADLVLPSVGRFQKMLDIVESFTFAIPAARAPPPVCWCSKGKSPVFIDPVYREKCMNEFSPILSPIRSAIVRRQVYFPDRRLIQFDCGKLQELAILLRRLKSEGHRALIFTQMTKMLDVLEEFINLYGYTYLRLDGSTPPEERQTLMQRFNTNPKFFLFILSTRSGGVGINLVGADTVIFYDSDWNPAMDQQAQDRCHRIGQTREVHIYRLISESTIEENILKKANQKRALDDLVIQRGSYNTEFFKKLDPMEFFSGHTLRVEDQQKDCSASAGSSNDLDVALSNADVEAAIRQAEDEADYMALKKLEQEEAVDNQEFSEEVAGRPEDDELVNEEDVKPDEQINEEHRYNSSDVEKEKNVALPINQLNKEKALTLAVGDEDTDMLADVKQMAAAAAAAGQASSSFENQLRPIDRYAMRFMELWDPVIDKAAINHQVNVEEEEWELDRIEKLKEDLEAEIDEDQEPLSYESWDLDFATTAYRQHVEALTQKQLLEEQERQAREAAKELEEMNDNMSSHRRKSKKNKKKTGKFKSLKRGRLSSESEVILEETSIDTMSIDDNAPSPELISDDSPRHYSNKRKKIMSATEEENASSRSLKKFKKFTKSSCISEALSPRHLREELNDSDPKSSSRTKSDGRISIPCMPVKRVILIKPERLKKKGLWSRDCTSDSWTSEEDAVLCGTVHEYGPLWELASDFLHSLPGGAFYRGRYRHPVHCCERYRELFCKHAMPAADNSNNEKVPSGTGKAILRVSEDQAQMLVNVTSELPNNELLLQKHFMAVLSSVWRSKCWRDPRRVTSTYSSALHMFSPAKKPGGSSENWPMVNFRPGANLVRTALADAQAQSTRMAIPPPMRNQEYHRNYLELELDFLTDQHRYNEDFPSVVNVSILEPEPVKQAAEPVEQSLLSGLSCRQAENRFRIASEACYEGEGSHWASSAFHINDATRHKSGPKTIGKHKAASECGRPPKSKIQKITESHQEVPIASSHFHRMPGQLLPDAADFNISESLSDFGISDSEFNYSEDLWQEVDYLEFLPDQDDSVLLPGIEELEPLSDFTDIG from the exons ATGGCATCGAAAGGTCCCCGGTCAAAGCTAGACCATGAGACAAGAGCTAGGCGTCAGAAG GCTCTTGAACACCCAAGGGAGCCTCGACGGCCAAAAGTTCACTGGGACCATGTTCTTGCTGAGATGGTGTGGCTGGCAAAG GAGTTTGATTCTGAAAGAAAATGGAAGTTTTCTATGGCAAAAAAGATTGCTCAAAGAGCCAACAAGAGCATAGTTGACCAAGCAACAAAGGGGGAGCGAAAACAGAAG GAGGAGGAACATAGAATGAGAAAAGTCGCCGTTAATATTTCTAAGGATGTGAAGAAGTTCTGGATAAAAATAGAAAAGCTG GTTGTCTATAAGCATCAACTGGAGCTTgaggagaggaagaaaaagGCCCTTGATAAACAGCTTGATTTCCTTTTAGGTCAAACTGAAAG GTATTCGACAATGTTGGCGGAAAACCTTGTGGACATGCCCTATCCCCAGAAACTGGAAAACGGAACTTTGCAGACAAATCAATCATCTCATCCTGAGGAAGTAGCAGAAGAGAATGTAAATGCAGCAATAACTGATGATCCTG ATAATATGGAAGTGGACGATGATTATGAGAGCTCCTTGGATGAAGAGCCT GAAGATGATGAGCACACAATTGATGAGGATGAAGCTCATATTACCGAAGCTGAGCGCAATGAAGAATTAGCTGCTTTACAGGCAGAAGGAGACCTACCACTGGATGATATTCTCAAGATGTATACAGAAACCAAAG TCAAATATTTCTCAGTTAGCAGGGAAAGCAGCCCAGACAGCAAAGACACATTAAGTAACTTAGGCTCGAAGAATTTGATTGTAG ATTCTTTGAACCAGGCTAATGGCTACGATCATGAAGAATCATATGACGATGGCAACTCGTCAAGTGACGATGGCAACTCTTCAAGTGACGATGGCAATTCTtctgaggaagacgacgacgaccaaTCTTATGCTGATTTTGTTAAGAAGAATCAT GGAAAAAGTAATGGCAATATCTCTTCTATCGATGAGCAG GAGGATGAAGACTATGTTGCTTCTGATGAAGATGAAGGAAAG GATGATGAAGCAACTTTGTctgaggaggaggagctggcaaaGAAAGAAGTTCCTGATCATCTAGACGAG ATTAAGTTATTGCAAAAGGAGAGTGAGATACCACTAGAAGAACTTGCGATGTACCAGAAG GATGGCTATGCAGATCATGAAACAACGGAGTTGGAGAATTCACCCTGTCTTGTTGAAGAGACTAATACTGATATGTCTTTGGATAACCAATCTGCGAACATTTTAGAAGTGAACAGTGATACATTTGTGGATCACCTATCCATGGATGTGCTGAAAACTGAACATAATGTGAGTGCTAATTCTCTGCAATCAGAAATAGCACCAGAGCCTTGTGCACAACAAAATTTTGTGGAAGAGAACAATCTCACTGATGTTAACATGGTTAATGAAGATGAAAGTGATGATGTAATTGCTGACGCTGCAGCTGCTGCCAGATCAGCACAACCAACTGGTAACACCTTCATGACAACCAAAGTGCGCACAAAATTCCCATTCCTTCTTAAGCACTCGCTTCGAGAATACCAGCATATAGGGTTGGATTGGTTGGTTGCTATGTATGAGAAGAGGCTTAATGGAATTCTAGCAGATGAAATGGGTTTAGGCAAGACAATCATGACTATCTCCTTGCTTGCACACCTTGCGTGTGAGAAGGGAATATGGGGTCCTCATCTTATTGTTGTACCGACTAGTGTTATGCTAAATTGGGAGACAGAATTTCTCAAGTGGTGTCCTGCTTTTAAAATATTGACTTACTTCGGAAGTGCAAAGGAGAGAAAGCAAAAGCGTCAGGGCTGGATGAAACCAAATTACTTCCACGTTTGCATCACAACATACAGGCTTGTCATCCAGGACTCTAAAGTGTTTAAGCGAAAAAAGTGGAAATATCTTATTCTTGATGAGGCTCATCTGATAAAGAACTGGAAATCACAGCGATGGCAGACTTTACTTAATTTTAATTCGAAGCGACGCATTCTTTTGACTGGAACGCCATTGCAAAATGACCTTATGGAACTTTGGTCCCTGATGCATTTTCTGATGCCTCATGTATTTCAGTCTCATCAGGAGTTCAAAGATTGGTTCTGCAATCCAATTTCAGGTATGGTGGAGGGCCAAGATAAAGTAAATAAAGAAGTTATAGATCGATTGCACAATGTCCTTCGTCCATTTATACTGCGGCGTCTGAAAAGAGATGTTGAGAAACAGTTACCTAAGAAGCATGAGCATGTCATATATTGCCGACTTTCAAGAAGGCAAAGGAACTTGTATGAAGATTTTATTGCTAGCTCAGAGACACAAGCAACACTAGCAAGTGGGAATTATTTTGGCATGATAAGTATCATTATGCAACTTAGAAAGGTCTGTAACCATCCAGATCTTTTTGAAGGTCGCCCAATAATAAGCTCATTTGACATGCCTGGGATTAACATGCATCTGAGCTATTCAGTATGCATGCTCCTTGATAAGACTCCATTTTCTCAGGTTGACCTATCTGAAATGAATTTTCTGTTTACTCAAAATGAATTTAGCATGAGTTCCTGGGAATCTGACGAGGTGGTTGCTGCTTTTCCTCCGGGTATTACCTCCCGGGACTCTGATCTGGATGTTTCTTGCTCTAATAAGGATCATCAGGGAAGTAATGTAATGAATATTTTTGAAGATATTCAGAAAGCCCTACAGGAGGAGAGAATAAAGGAATCTAGAGAAAGGGCAGCTTCCATTGCATGGTGGAATAGGGTACGGTGTCAAAAGAGGCCTGTCTATGGCACAAACATGAGAGAAGTTTTGACTGTAAAGCATCCTGTATCTGATATTCTCGAGAAGAGGAACAACCCTTTGTGCCACATGGATTATTCATCGAGCCTTGCAGATCTTGTTCTTCCATCTGTGGGACGCTTTCAGAAAATGCTTGATATTGTTGAATCATTTACATTTGCCATTCCTGCTGCTCGAGCTCCTCCTCCTGTTTGCTGGTGCAGCAAAGGAAAGTCTCCTGTTTTTATTGATCCGGTGTACAGAGAAAAATGCATGAATGAGTTTTCCCCCATTCTGTCTCCTATAAGGTCTGCTATTGTTCGGCGTCAGGTTTACTTTCCTGATAGGCGTTTGATCCAGTTTGATTGTGGCAAGTTGCAGGAACTTGCTATTCTGCTGAGGCGTTTGAAGTCAGAAGGGCACAGGGCCTTGATATTTACTCAGATGACTAAGATGCTTGATGTCTTGGAAGAGTTCATAAATTTATATGGATATACATATTTACGTTTAGATGGTTCTACACCGCCAGAAGAAAGGCAGACCCTGATGCAGAGGTTCAACACAAATCCGAAGTTTTTCCTTTTTATTCTATCTACTCGTAGTGGTGGTGTGGGAATCAACCTAGTAGGTGCAGACACTGTCATATTCTATGACAGTGACTGGAACCCTGCAATGGACCAACAGGCACAGGACAGATGTCACAGGATTGGTCAGACTCGTGAAGTTCACATATATAGACTCATTAGTGAAAGTACTATAGAGGAGAACATTCTGAAGAAAGCGAATCAGAAACGAGCTCTTGATGATCTAGTGATACAGCGAGGTAGCTACAATACAGAGTTCTTCAAGAAGCTTGATCCTATGGAGTTTTTTTCCGGCCACACTCTTCGTGTGGAAGACCAGCAGAAGGACTGCTCTGCAAGTGCTGGATCTTCAAATGATTTGGATGTGGCGTTGTCAAATGCAGATGTTGAAGCGGCTATTAGACAAGCAGAAGATGAAGCTGACTATATGGCTCTTAAGAAGCTGGAGCAGGAAGAAGCCGTGGACAATCAGGAGTTCAGTGAGGAGGTTGCTGGTAGACCAGAGGATGATGAATTGGTAAATGAGGAGGATGTAAAACCCGACGAACAAATTAACGAAGAACACAGATATAACTCTTCGGATGTGGAGAAGGAGAAGAATGTTGCTTTGCCCATCAATCAATTAAACAAAGAAAAGGCTCTTACATTGGCTGTTGGTGATGAAGATACAGACATGCTTGCTGATGTGAAACAGATGGCTGCCGCCGCAGCTGCTGCAGGACAAGCAAGTTCGTCCTTTGAAAACCAGCTCCGGCCAATTGATAGATATGCAATGCGCTTTATGGAACTCTGGGATCCAGTAATTGACAAAGCTGCTATAAATCATCAAGTAAATGTTGAGGAGGAAGAATGGGAGCTCGATCGTATTGAAAAACTCAAAGAGGATTTAGAAGCAGAAATCGATGAAGATCAGGAACCACTTTCTTATGAAT CATGGGATCTTGATTTTGCTACAACAGCCTATCGCCAACATGTTGAGGCTTTAACTCAAAAGCAG TTGCTGGAAGAACAGGAAAGACAGGCTCGGGAAGCAGCAAAAGAATTGGAGGAGATGAATGATAATATGAG CAGTCACCGTAGAAAGTcaaaaaagaacaaaaagaaGACAGGCAAGTTCAAATCCTTGAAAAGAGGGCGTTTATCGTCTGAGTCAGAAGTCATACTGGAGGAAACCTCTATAGATACAATGAGCATTGATGACAATGCACCCTCACCTGAGCTTATAAGTGATGACTCGCCACGCCATTATTCTAACAAGCGTAAGAAGATTATGTCTGCTACTGAGGAAGAAAATGCTAGCAGCAGAAgtttgaagaagttcaagaaaTTCACTAAATCAAGTTGTATCTCAGAAGCCTTGTCACCTAGGCACTTGAGGGAAGAGCTTAATGATTCAGATCCAAAATCATCATCTAGAACTAAGAGTGATGGCAGAATCTCCATCCCTTGCATGCCAGTAAAACGTGTTATTTTAATAAAGCCTGAGAGACTAAAAAAGAAGGGATTATGGTCTCGCGATTGTACTTCAGACTCATGGACATCTGAGGAAGATGCAGTTCTTTGTGGAACTGTACATGAGTATGGTCCTCTTTGGGAACTGGCAAGTGATTTTCTTCATTCCTTACCAGGTGGGGCTTTTTATAGGGGAAGATATCGTCATCCTGTGCATTGCTGTGAGAGATACCGAGAACTATTCTGCAAACATGCAATGCCAGCAGCAGATAATTCTAACAATGAAAAGGTTCCTTCTGGGACTGGAAAGGCTATACTGAGAGTATCTGAG GATCAAGCTCAGATGTTGGTGAATGTGACCAGTGAACTTCCTAACAATGAATTGCTTCTCCAAAAACACTTCATGGCTGTACTTTCGTCTGTCTGGAGATCAAAATGTTGGCGTGATCCCCGCCGTGTTACGAGTACTTACTCTAGTGCACTACATATGTTTTCTCCTGCGAAAAAGCCTGGTGGATCAAGTGAGAACTGGCCCATGGTAAATTTTAGACCAGGCGCCAATCTAGTGAGGACAGCCCTTGCAGATGCTCAGGCTCAATCTACACGAATGGCGATTCCGCCACCGATGAGAAATCAGGAATACCACCGGAATTATTTAGAATTAGAGTTGGATTTCTTGACAGATCAACATCGTTATAATGAGGACTTCCCATCTGTAGTGAATGTGTCCATACTAGAACCAGAGCCAGTCAAACAGGCTGCGGAACCAGTGGAACAATCATTATTGTCTGGGCTTTCTTGTAGACAAGCTGAGAACCGATTCAG GATAGCATCAGAAGCTTGTTACGAAGGTGAAGGTTCTCattgggcatcatcagctttCCATATAAATGATGCCACCCGGCACAAATCTGGTCCAAAGACCATAGGAAAGCACAAAGCAGCATCAGAATGTGGAAGACCTCCCAAATCCAAAATCCAGAAGATTACTGAATCACATCAGGAAGTGCCAATTGCCTCGAGTCATTTTCACCGGATGCCTGGTCAATTATTGCCAGATGCAGCTGACTTCAACATTAGCGAGTCCCTATCTGACTTTGGTATCAGCGATTCTGAATTCAACTACTCTGAGGATCTGTGGCAAGAGGTTGACTACCTCGAGTTCCTCCCGGACCAGGATGACTCTGTTCTCCTTCCTGGTATTGAGGAGTTAGAGCCTCTTTCAGATTTCACAGACATCGGATGA